TCGTAGTCTGTCTGCATTGCCAGAGCCCTCTTGCATATCTCAAGCTTATTGAGGTTGGATGTTGAAGAAATGCGTGTTACAGCAAATAGCTTTGAGCATGACACAAGGAGCTCCTCTTTGCTTGAAGCTTTGAGCCGATCCTTGTAGTCCTTTGAGCCTGCCCCATACCCAAGTATTGCACCACCCGCCATCAATGCAAAGTAGCCTCCTGTTATTCCTAAGCCTCCGGCTGCGAGTGACCCGCCACCAAGGAATGCTAGGCCTGCAGATGTTGCGGCGGCTCCCCCAAGCCCCATTACACCTCCAATCGCGCCGGCAAGATATGGAGCGGTAATCAACAACACTGCAGCCCCAAGGCCAATCCATGCCCATGTCCAGTTAGGGCCCGCAATGGATTTGGTAATCTTCTTAGCACAATCATTAAACTCTGAATAAGCCTTTGGGAAACTCATTGAGTTTCCTAGAATGGTAGAGCAGAATCTGAAATAACGTGACCTGTCTGCATCGTCATATCTGAGGTCTCGCCCGCTCTGGTCATTAGATAGATCAAAGTATGGCTCGAATGTTGACAGCTCAACTATCATCGCGTTTTTCTTTGCCTCGGAAAGACTGAGCTTCTTGAGTGAATCAGGCAGGGTGGCCGAGTCAATTACACCATTTATCTCAAGGAGCTTGCAAGTTATATTCATCCAGTCCCATGCCCATTCTCTCTTTTTAAGTTGGTAGGCGCTTTGTTCGGCATTGTTATCTTCTTCGCTTCGAAAGTACCTTCTCATTCGTGAATATGACTTGCTCTGCTCGGCTTCGAATACGATCCCGTGGTACGTAATAGAAGTAAGGATTATTATCTCTTCTTTGCTAAATCCAAAGCTTTCAAGTGAGAGGCTGTCTCCACTCATGGCAGGAGAGGTTCGGGGCTTTCATGCTAGTAAGTATAACGCTCAAGATCAGAAGCGGGCCAAAGCCTTGGAATTGTCGGCTACCTCCGCTCCCGTCTTCTGAATCTTGACGTTAGGCCCCCTTCGCATCGCCTGTGGAGTGAGCTTCGACATAGTCCTTCAGTACAGCATCCATAGGAGCTTGCCAAACAGCTCCGGAGGCCTTGAAATAGTCATTAACTTCAGGACTATATCGGATTGAAACCAGCTGCTAGTCAT
This portion of the Cyanobium sp. NIES-981 genome encodes:
- a CDS encoding BrnA antitoxin family protein, with the translated sequence MVSIRYSPEVNDYFKASGAVWQAPMDAVLKDYVEAHSTGDAKGA